One genomic window of Aethina tumida isolate Nest 87 chromosome 3, icAetTumi1.1, whole genome shotgun sequence includes the following:
- the LOC109594861 gene encoding ATP synthase subunit e, mitochondrial, translating to MADLPAPVRVSPLIKFGRWSFLTVGVLYGAFHQNRLSKKEAAFREVESKRKAERDAKLAAEKKAAADKEIKELEALAK from the exons ATGGCAGATCTACCGGCTCCAGTTCGCGTTTCTCCTTTAATCAAG TTTGGCAGATGGAGTTTCCTGACTGTCGGAGTTTTGTATGGAGCTTTCCATCAAAACAGGTTGTCTAAGAAGGAGGCTGCCTTCAGAGAAGTAGAAAGCAAGCGTAAAGCAGAACGTGATGCCAAATTGGCGGCTGAAAAGAAAGCTGCTGCTGATAAAGAGATCAAAGAACTTGAAGCTCTTGCTAAGTAG